The Candidatus Rokuibacteriota bacterium genome segment ACTTGAGACACTCGCGCCGGCGCCGGATGAACTCGCCGTCGCGTCCCACGCGCGAGTCCACCACCCGGTCCTCGCTGTGGCCGCAGAAGGGGCACTTCATGCGCGGAGGCGCTCGGCGTAGAGCGGGAAGTGGGCGGTGAGGCCCTGGACCTCGGCCCGCACCGCGGCCTCCACGGAGGCGTTGCCGAGATTGGTCAGGACCCGGTCCACCAGCGCCGCGATCTGGGCCATCTCCGGCTCCCGCATGCCGCGGGTGGTCACCGCGGGGGTCCCGACCCGGATCCCGCTGGTCACCATCGGGCTCTTGGTGTCGAAGGGGATACCGTTCTTGTTGACCGTGATCCACGCCCGGTCGAGGGCCTCCTGCGCCTCCTTGCCCGTGATCCCCTTGGGCGTGAGGTCCACCAGCATGAGGTGCGTGTCGGTGCCGCCCGAGACGAGGCGGTACCCGCGCCCCGCGAGGGCCTCGGCCAGCGCGCGGGCGTTGCGGACGATCTGCCCCTGGTAGCCGCGCCACTCGGGGCTCTGCGCCTCGCGGAAGGCCACGGCCTTGGCCGCGATGACGTGCATGAGCGGGCCGCCCTGGATGCCGGGAAGCACGACCCGGTCCAGGGCCGCGGCATGCTGCGCCCGGCACATGACCATGCCGCCGCGAGGCCCGCGCAGCGTCTTGTGCGTCGTCGTGGTCACGAAGTCGGCGTACGGGATGGGCGAGGGGTGGAGGCCCGCCGCCACGAGGCCGGCTGGATGCGCGATGTCGGCCATGAGGGCCGCGCCCACCTCGTCGGCGACCTGGCGGAACGGCTGGAAGTCGATGGCCCGCGGGAAGGCCGACCCGCCGGCGATGATGAGCTTCGGGCGGTGCTGGCGCGCGAGGTCGCGCACCTGGTCGAGGTCGATACGCTCTGTCTCGCGCGTCACGCCGTAGGCGACGATGCGGTAAAGCTTGCCGGAGAAGTTCAGCGGGTGGCCGGCCGTGAGGTGGCCGCCGTGAGCGAGGTTCGACCCGAGGACCGTGTCCCCGGGCTGGAGCAGCGTCATGTAGACCGCCATGTTGGCCTGGGAGCCCGAGTGCGGCTGCCCGTTGACGTGCTCCGCGCCGAAGAGCTCCTTGGCGCGCGCGATGGCCAGCTCCTCGGCGATGTCCACGATCTCGCAGCCACCGTAGTATCGCCGGCCCGGGTAGCCTTCGGCGTACTTGTTGGTGAGGACGGAGCCCGTGGCCTCGAGCACGGCCTCGGAGACGAAGTTCTCGGAGGCGATCAACTCCAGGTTGCGCGCCTGCCGCTCCGTCTCCGCGCGGATGGCCTTGGCGACCTCCGGGTCCACCTGCTCGAGCCAGCCCATGTCCGCCCCCGTTACGCCTCGCCCGTCGCCCGGTCGGCATGGCGGCGCTCGACGGCGGTGATCTTCTCCACGCGTCCGCTGTGGCGCCCGCCGGCGAAGCCGGTGTCGAGCCACACCTTGACGATCTCCAGCGCCATCTCCGCCCCCATCAGGCGGCCACCGAGAGCCAGCACGTTGGCGTCGTTGTGCTCACGGCTCATGCGGGCGGTGTAGAGATCGGCGCAGGCCGCCGCGCGAACGCCGGGGACCTTGTTGGCCGTGATAGCCATGCCGACGCCGGTGCCGCAGACGAGGATGCCGCGCTCCACCTTGCCGACCGCCACCGCCTCGGCCACCTGGGCGGCGTAGTCCGGGTAGTCCACCGCGTCGGGGGAGTGGGTGCCGAAGTCGAGCACGGGCCGGCCCTGGTCGATGAGCCAGGCCTTGAGGGCTTCCTTCAGCTCCCAGCCCGCGTGATCGGCCCCCAGGGCAACGGCGCTCATCGCGGCCCAACGTTACGCTCCGTCGCGGGCGGGTGTCAAGCGGCCCCCACATCTTGTGCGCGGGGGGCCTTCCCCCGAGGCCATGCCCTCGGCGCAGGGCCCACGCACCTGCGCCAGATGGGATCGACCAGGCCGGGGGCGCCCGCCCCGCCGAGGTCGATCGCCGGCAAGTCGTCGAGCGGGGGCGGGCGGAGGCGGATCTCCAGCCCGACCGTCGCGGCGACGGTGACGAGGAGCGAGGCGGCGCCGACGAGTCGTCTGGCGAGGGAGCTCCTCACGGGCCCGTCGAGGCCGGCGCTGCGTGCGCGGGCGCGTGAGTGGGGCCCCCCGCCCGGACCCCGCGCAGGAGGCCCAGACCCGCCAGGAAGAACACGCCGATCGCGACGATGGCGATGCGCTGGTTGCCGCCGGTGAGCCGGGAGGCCAGGCCGAACACCATCGGGCCGAAGACGGCCGCGGCCTTGCCGCAGAGCGCGTAGAAGCCGAACAGCTCCGCCTCCTGGCCCGGCGGGATGAGCGTCGCCATGAACGTGCGGCTGGCAGCCTGGATGGCGCCGAGCCCCGTGCCCGCCACGATGGCCAGAATGAAGAACTGTGCCTTGGTCTGGACGACGTAGGCCGCCACCACCACGACGCACCACTGGACGAGCGTGCAGGTCACGACGAACTTGGGGCCCCTGAGGTCGGTGGGGCGCCCCCACGCCCATGCCCCTCCGAGCGCTGTGAGCTGCACCACGAAGTAGAGGAGGATCACCTCGGTGGTGGAGAAGCCGAGCGTGTGCCCCGCGAACACCGCGGAGAAGTACACCACCGTGTTGACGCCGTCTTCGAAGAAGAGGTAGGCGAGGAGGAACCGGCGCAGGTCGGGCATCCGCGCGATGCGTCGCAGGGTGGCCTGGGTGCGCGTGAAGCCAACCCCCACGGCCTCGCGGAGGCTCAGCGCGCCCGGCCGATCGCCGGGCAGCCACACGAAGGCGGGGATGGCGAAGGCACCGAAGAGCGCCGCCGCGGACAGGAAGGCGCCGGCGTAGCTTCCCCGGAGGGCGAAGGGCAGCGCCGCGCCGAGCGCCACGGCCGAGCCCAGGTAGCCCACGGCGAAGCCGTACGCCGACAGTCTGCCCTGACGCTGGCGGGGCGCGAGGCCGGGCAGGTAGGCGTTGTAGTAGACGATGGCGGCCTCGAAGCCCACCGTCCCGATCACAGCCAGGACCCATCCCCGGAGCACGTCGCCGGGCCCCACCGTGGCCATGAGCGCCGTCGCCGCCACGCTCGCATACGTCAGGATGAACAGGAAGCGCTTCCGCAGGCCGGTGTGGTCGGCGATGGCGCCCATGGGGGGCGCCGACAGCGCCACGAGGACCATGGAGGTGGTCACCGAGAGGCCCCACCAGAAATCCCCTTCGCCCCGCTCGTTCCCCACCACCGCCAGCGCATAGTACTTGGAGTACACGGTGGCGGGGATCACGGCGACGAAGGCCGAGTTGGCGAAGTCGTAGAGCGTCCAGGCGACGACGGCGCGCCGGTTTGCCGCGGTTCTCGTCCCGCCCGACGCGCTGGTCACGGGAGCGGCACCCGCTGGCCGTCCCGGGCCACCTCGACCGTCCAGCCGCGCTCCCGCCGGATGGCCTCGCGCAGGGCCTCGGCCGCCTCCGGCTCGCCGTGCACCACGTAGGTCATGGCGGGCGGACGCCGGAAGCCGCCGAGCCACCGGAGGATCTCGCTCCGGTCCGCGTGGGCCGAGTACGCGTCGCTGGTCAGGATCGTCGCCCGCACCGGCACCATCTCGCCGAGCAGCTTGACCTCGCGGACGCCGTCGCGGAGCAGCCGCCCGCGCGTCCCGGCCGCCTGGTAGCCCACGAAGAGCACCGTGGTCGCCGGCGCCGGCAGCAGGCGCCGCAGGTGGTGCAGGATGCGCCCGCCCGTGGCCATGCCGCTGCCGGCGATGATGATGCCGGGCCCGTCCACGGCGTTGAGCCGCTTGGAGTCCTCCACGGACCGCGCCAGGTGGAAGCGCCGCGGCGCGAAGG includes the following:
- the rpiB gene encoding ribose 5-phosphate isomerase B, coding for MSAVALGADHAGWELKEALKAWLIDQGRPVLDFGTHSPDAVDYPDYAAQVAEAVAVGKVERGILVCGTGVGMAITANKVPGVRAAACADLYTARMSREHNDANVLALGGRLMGAEMALEIVKVWLDTGFAGGRHSGRVEKITAVERRHADRATGEA
- a CDS encoding serine hydroxymethyltransferase, yielding MGWLEQVDPEVAKAIRAETERQARNLELIASENFVSEAVLEATGSVLTNKYAEGYPGRRYYGGCEIVDIAEELAIARAKELFGAEHVNGQPHSGSQANMAVYMTLLQPGDTVLGSNLAHGGHLTAGHPLNFSGKLYRIVAYGVTRETERIDLDQVRDLARQHRPKLIIAGGSAFPRAIDFQPFRQVADEVGAALMADIAHPAGLVAAGLHPSPIPYADFVTTTTHKTLRGPRGGMVMCRAQHAAALDRVVLPGIQGGPLMHVIAAKAVAFREAQSPEWRGYQGQIVRNARALAEALAGRGYRLVSGGTDTHLMLVDLTPKGITGKEAQEALDRAWITVNKNGIPFDTKSPMVTSGIRVGTPAVTTRGMREPEMAQIAALVDRVLTNLGNASVEAAVRAEVQGLTAHFPLYAERLRA
- a CDS encoding MFS transporter, producing MTSASGGTRTAANRRAVVAWTLYDFANSAFVAVIPATVYSKYYALAVVGNERGEGDFWWGLSVTTSMVLVALSAPPMGAIADHTGLRKRFLFILTYASVAATALMATVGPGDVLRGWVLAVIGTVGFEAAIVYYNAYLPGLAPRQRQGRLSAYGFAVGYLGSAVALGAALPFALRGSYAGAFLSAAALFGAFAIPAFVWLPGDRPGALSLREAVGVGFTRTQATLRRIARMPDLRRFLLAYLFFEDGVNTVVYFSAVFAGHTLGFSTTEVILLYFVVQLTALGGAWAWGRPTDLRGPKFVVTCTLVQWCVVVVAAYVVQTKAQFFILAIVAGTGLGAIQAASRTFMATLIPPGQEAELFGFYALCGKAAAVFGPMVFGLASRLTGGNQRIAIVAIGVFFLAGLGLLRGVRAGGPTHAPAHAAPASTGP